Proteins encoded in a region of the Leopardus geoffroyi isolate Oge1 chromosome E2, O.geoffroyi_Oge1_pat1.0, whole genome shotgun sequence genome:
- the ZNF345 gene encoding zinc finger protein 345, producing the protein MERLLKNSIECSSFRGDWECKSQFERKQESQEGHFSQMIFTSEDMPTFNNQHQRIHTDEKLLECKECGKDFSFVSVLIRHQRIHTGEKPYECKECGKAFGSGANLAYHQRIHTGEKPYECSECGKAFGSGSNLTHHQRIHTGEKPYECKECGKAFSFGSGLIRHQIIHSGEKPYECKECGKSFSFESALTRHHRIHTGEKPYECKDCGKAFGSGSNLTQHRRIHTGEKPYECKACGMAFSSGSALTRHQRIHTGEKPYICNECGKAFSFGSALTRHQRIHTGEKPYVCKECGKAFNSGSDLTQHQRIHTGEKPYECKECEKAFRSGSKLIQHQRMHTGEKPYECKECGKAFSSGSDLTQHQRIHTGEKPYECKECGKAFGSGSKLIQHQLIHTGEKPYECKECGKSFSSGSALNRHQRIHTGEKPYECKKCGKNFGTGSSLTQHQKIHTGEKLYECKECGKAFGRGSEIQQHKKCHTGE; encoded by the coding sequence AtggaaagacttttaaaaaacagcattgAGTGTTCAAGTTTCAGAGGTGATTGGGAATGTAAAAGCCAGTTTGAGAGAAAACAGGAATCTCAGGAAGGACATTTCAGTCAAATGATATTTACTTCTGAAGACATGCCCACTTTCAATAACCAGCATCAGAGAATACATACTGATGAGAAACTCcttgaatgtaaggaatgtgggaaggatTTTAGTTTTGTATCAGTCCTTATTCGACATCAGcgaattcatactggtgagaaaccttatgaatgtaaagaatgtggcaaggcctttggTAGTGGTGCAAACCTTGCTTACCATCAaagaattcatactggtgagaaaccttatgaatgtagtGAATGTGGAAAGGCCTTTGGTAGTGGCTCAAACCTTACCCatcatcagagaattcatactggtgagaaaccatATGAATGTAAAGAATGCGGGAAAGCCTTTAGTTTTGGATCAGGCCTAATTCGACATCAGATAATTCACAGTGGTGAAAAGCCCTATgagtgtaaggaatgtgggaagtcCTTTAGTTTTGAATCAGCCCTTACTCGGCATCACAGAATTCACACAGgtgagaaaccttatgaatgtaaggATTGTGGAAAGGCCTTTGGCAGTGGTTCAAACCTTACTCAACATCGAAGgattcatactggtgagaaaccttatgaatgtaaaGCATGTGGAATGGCCTTTAGTAGTGGTTCAGCCCTTACTCggcatcagagaattcatactggtgaaAAACCGTATatatgtaatgaatgtgggaaggctTTTAGTTTTGGATCAGCCCTTACTCGACATCAAAGAATTCACACTGGTGAGAAGCCTTATgtatgtaaggaatgtgggaaggctttTAATAGTGGCTCAGATCTCACTCAACATCAAAGAATTCACactggtgagaaaccctatgaGTGTAAGGAATGTGAGAAGGCCTTTAGAAGTGGTTCAAAACTTATTCAGCATCAAAGAATGCACACTGGTGAGAAGCCCTATgagtgtaaggaatgtgggaaagcctttagtaGTGGTTCAGACCTTActcaacatcagagaattcatactggtgagaaaccttatgaatgtaaagaatgtggcaaggcctttggTAGTGGCTCAAAACTTATCCAACACCAGCTAATTCACACTGGTgaaaaaccctatgaatgtaaagaatgtggaaaGTCCTTCAGCAGTGGTTCAGCTCTTAATCGGCACCAGAGAATACACACTGGTgaaaaaccttatgaatgtaagAAATGTGGGAAGAATTTTGGTACTGGCTCAAGCCTTACTCAACATCAGAaaattcatactggtgagaaactttatgaatgtaaggaatgtggaaagGCTTTTGGGAGAGGTTCAGAGATTCAGCAACATAAAAAATGTCATACTGGTGAGTAG